A genomic region of Terriglobia bacterium contains the following coding sequences:
- a CDS encoding allantoinase: protein MEKKAIVYGIRMFDAEELDEVPEAYVLMKDGTTNTITLHLIEGSPEECKTQLLQSLDAFFELSE, encoded by the coding sequence ATGGAGAAGAAGGCGATCGTTTACGGTATTCGGATGTTTGATGCGGAAGAACTGGATGAGGTGCCGGAGGCATACGTGCTCATGAAAGATGGCACAACGAACACCATCACGTTGCACTTGATCGAAGGTTCTCCTGAAGAGTGTAAGACCCAACTGCTTCAGTCCCTCGATGCCTTCTTCGAATTGAGTGAATAG
- a CDS encoding multicopper oxidase domain-containing protein yields the protein MPIAQPIPESQLIGAPIDPVAGISPEDAIQRSPHQLYSKLLPKKFYELHEKQAPWSFHPDLPTQPIWGFNGNFPGPTFMSRYGEPCLVRIHNDLPKSSNLGFGIPSTSTHLHNGHTASESDGFPGDYINSGQFHDHHYPHVLPGFTTDPNGIGDKNEALHTLWYHDHRADFTASNTYAGLVGFHLLFDDVDSGDEEDTNPQALRLPSGEYDVPLIFADRAFDSNGMLFFDNFNFDGMLGDKYLVNGAIQPFMRVARRKYRFRFLGVGPSRFWQFHLSDDSPMTQIAEDGNLLPIPVVRTGGIRMGVAERCDVIIDFSKYKLGDTVYLQNRLEQIDGRGPTGNILLPGDSLLKFIVDHDAKDPSQVPSKLCSLPSINPAEVVQTRTWRFERQNGGWAINGQFFDVNTIRAHVKQNTAEFWVLQNSGGSWSHPLHIHFEEFRILSRNGLVPPLWEQGRKDVVKLNPNEQVVFFMRFRDWTGRYPFHCHNTVHEDHAMMIRWELEA from the coding sequence ATGCCGATTGCGCAGCCGATACCTGAGAGTCAACTGATCGGCGCTCCCATAGATCCGGTCGCCGGGATTTCTCCGGAAGATGCGATTCAAAGATCGCCACATCAGCTTTACAGCAAGTTGTTGCCGAAGAAGTTTTACGAACTCCATGAGAAACAAGCACCCTGGAGTTTCCATCCCGATCTGCCGACGCAGCCCATTTGGGGATTTAACGGGAATTTTCCAGGACCGACCTTCATGTCTCGGTATGGGGAGCCTTGCCTGGTTCGAATCCACAATGACCTGCCCAAATCGAGTAATCTGGGTTTTGGCATCCCGTCCACATCGACCCACTTGCACAACGGCCATACTGCTTCGGAGAGCGATGGATTCCCAGGCGACTACATCAATTCAGGTCAATTTCACGACCATCATTATCCTCACGTGCTTCCGGGATTTACAACCGACCCGAACGGCATTGGCGACAAGAACGAGGCATTGCATACCCTCTGGTACCACGATCACCGGGCCGATTTTACGGCTTCAAATACCTATGCCGGTCTCGTCGGCTTCCACCTCCTTTTTGACGATGTGGACTCCGGCGATGAGGAGGACACCAACCCCCAGGCTTTGCGTTTGCCCAGCGGCGAGTACGATGTCCCTTTGATATTTGCGGACCGTGCGTTTGATTCCAACGGGATGCTGTTCTTCGACAACTTCAATTTTGATGGCATGCTGGGTGACAAATACCTTGTCAACGGCGCGATCCAGCCCTTCATGAGGGTGGCCCGTCGCAAGTATCGATTCCGATTCCTCGGTGTCGGTCCATCCCGTTTCTGGCAGTTTCACCTGAGCGACGATTCGCCCATGACTCAGATTGCGGAAGATGGCAACCTCTTGCCCATACCCGTCGTGCGCACCGGCGGAATTCGGATGGGCGTGGCGGAACGCTGCGACGTCATCATCGACTTCTCCAAGTACAAGCTTGGAGACACGGTATATCTCCAGAATCGCCTCGAACAAATCGATGGTCGCGGACCCACTGGCAACATCCTGCTACCCGGGGACTCCCTTCTAAAGTTCATCGTGGATCACGATGCCAAAGACCCAAGTCAGGTTCCCTCCAAGTTGTGCAGTCTGCCGTCCATCAATCCCGCCGAGGTCGTCCAGACCCGAACCTGGCGATTTGAGCGGCAGAATGGCGGCTGGGCCATCAACGGCCAGTTCTTTGATGTGAACACCATCCGGGCGCACGTGAAGCAGAATACGGCTGAATTCTGGGTACTGCAGAACTCGGGCGGATCGTGGAGCCATCCGTTACACATCCACTTTGAGGAATTCCGTATCCTCTCACGCAACGGACTGGTACCTCCACTCTGGGAACAGGGCCGAAAGGACGTGGTCAAATTGAATCCCAACGAGCAGGTGGTCTTCTTCATGCGGTTCCGTGATTGGACGGGGCGCTATCCTTTCCACTGCCACAACACGGTTCACGAGGACCATGCCATGATGATCCGGTGGGAGTTGGAAGCTTGA
- a CDS encoding twin-arginine translocase TatA/TatE family subunit: protein MGEGLLQPMHLLVIIGIALFVFGPKKIPELGKGLGDGIRGFKEALSGNHAAADQKAVEAPKQSESK, encoded by the coding sequence ATGGGTGAGGGATTGTTACAGCCAATGCATTTGTTGGTCATCATCGGGATCGCGCTATTTGTTTTTGGTCCCAAGAAGATTCCCGAATTGGGCAAGGGCCTGGGCGACGGGATCCGCGGCTTTAAGGAAGCGCTCAGCGGCAATCATGCCGCAGCCGACCAGAAAGCCGTCGAAGCGCCCAAGCAGTCCGAAAGCAAATAA
- a CDS encoding radical SAM protein has product MGRSELQQDLMEDVEPFSSPLPLSGIARLAAESDLTIEKKDVQYLSLASKSILNRCSNPSMPFQWTINPYRGCEFGCKYCYARYTHEFMELRHGIDFEKKIYAKEDAARILRRELTPRRVKDAVLAIGTATDPYQPAEREFKVTRQILETLSMARGVRFSITTKSDLVLRDLDLLKKIVGSNRVQVNLSITTTDERLARLLEPRAPRPTLRFKAVRTLVENGIPAGVFMMPLLPEITTSDENMESVVRAAADARAGHLLASVVFLMPSAQTQFFPFLDRHFPELTGRYRRMFSRTPYLPEDYTKRIQERIHQLRDKYGIPHASSLKSPSHEEVAQQLELGFM; this is encoded by the coding sequence ATGGGTCGCAGCGAACTCCAACAAGACCTGATGGAAGATGTAGAGCCATTCAGCTCACCTCTCCCTCTCTCCGGAATTGCTCGTTTGGCAGCGGAAAGCGACTTGACCATTGAGAAGAAGGACGTCCAGTATCTCTCGCTCGCCTCGAAGTCGATATTGAATCGGTGCTCAAACCCTTCGATGCCGTTCCAGTGGACAATCAATCCCTATCGCGGCTGTGAATTCGGGTGCAAGTATTGCTATGCCCGGTACACCCACGAGTTTATGGAACTGCGCCACGGGATTGACTTCGAGAAAAAGATCTACGCCAAGGAAGACGCTGCGAGGATTCTGAGGCGGGAACTTACCCCTCGCCGGGTCAAAGACGCAGTCCTTGCGATTGGAACTGCAACCGATCCCTATCAGCCGGCTGAACGCGAATTTAAGGTGACCCGCCAGATCCTTGAGACTCTGTCGATGGCTCGCGGAGTGCGGTTCTCCATTACGACGAAATCCGATCTGGTGCTCCGTGATCTGGACCTGTTGAAGAAAATTGTGGGAAGCAATCGGGTCCAGGTGAATCTCTCCATCACCACCACTGACGAGCGGTTGGCCCGCTTGCTGGAACCACGAGCTCCACGTCCCACCTTGCGCTTCAAGGCCGTTCGCACCCTGGTCGAAAACGGCATTCCAGCTGGAGTCTTTATGATGCCCCTGCTTCCCGAAATCACAACCTCAGATGAGAACATGGAGTCTGTTGTTCGGGCGGCCGCGGACGCCCGGGCAGGGCATCTCCTAGCAAGTGTCGTTTTCCTGATGCCCTCGGCTCAAACACAGTTTTTCCCGTTTTTGGATAGGCACTTTCCGGAGTTGACCGGACGTTACCGTCGGATGTTCTCTCGCACTCCATATCTTCCGGAAGACTACACGAAGCGGATCCAGGAGAGGATTCATCAATTAAGGGACAAGTATGGAATTCCCCATGCCTCGAGCCTGAAATCGCCCTCGCACGAGGAAGTGGCGCAGCAGTTGGAGTTGGGGTTCATGTAA
- a CDS encoding Ig-like domain-containing protein, protein MISPTNGSTLPAGAVTFEWCNASADYFLTIESIVGAHDIFFAFAGGPGGAGVTTITLGPACAPSAPIQCIPANGETIHVTLDTVKNKKIIATFQYTYTAANSTPPGPIVTTTAVDNKTVSSSNIVQNVTLTATVAAALTVNQGTVTFQVKDGASNIGSAVTSGILTNGSASVIYPLPPGTPPKSYTIQAAYSGGSNFQSSSGTGALTVSAPPPTIAPTTTTVDNKFASFNTAAQDVTLTATVTAATTVNQGTVTFQVLDGLSNLGSAVTSGTLTTGNASVIYLLPPGVTPKSYTIQVSYSGGSNFQSSNGAGVLTVNPGSPSITPTTTTVDDKTATFSSIDQNITLTATVAAASTVHQGTVAFQLMDGANGVGSVVTSGPITTGSASVTYLLPAGMIPRNYTIKAAYSGGSNFQASSGTGTQAIAANPNITMTLHLPMNGASATSSGLGAMAVSYGQMNSSMATSPVAIANFGYTSGGAGAGALVTEAGVPAATILTAARLFVDYNTDTNSGFALVNPNSIAISIRADLKDAKGTAVASTSIPLGPRSHTAMFVNQLLSTLPNPFLGTVTLTSTNGFAAVNLSTATSGRKEMLFSALPVADLGNPPKGTRLLLSQIVDGGGNPTQILLMNPSGTAQSVGTVQLFDDNGVPLALDFGNLTGPQNSLDFTLPPDGMVKFATTGNGALQVGYAVVTVSSGPLPVGNGIFQFRQASGLVSQAGVPDSPQTSSARLYVEVASAPLSRNTGIAVVNRNPAASVLTLTLNGLDGSTQVATLTLGPNGHTAKYITQLFAGLPADFSGVLNVASTQPNSFLTLRQTVNERGENIWSTLPVADLSNAPQGIQILPQIVNGGGYKTETIVISTSTVLGTVYINFFDEAGGNVPLAILL, encoded by the coding sequence ATGATCAGCCCAACGAACGGGTCCACGCTTCCCGCGGGTGCAGTGACCTTCGAATGGTGCAATGCGAGCGCCGACTACTTCTTGACGATTGAGAGCATCGTTGGCGCACATGATATTTTCTTTGCTTTTGCCGGAGGCCCTGGCGGCGCGGGCGTGACGACCATAACTCTGGGTCCGGCGTGCGCCCCAAGCGCTCCAATCCAGTGCATCCCCGCGAACGGTGAAACCATCCACGTTACCTTGGACACGGTGAAAAATAAGAAAATAATCGCAACATTCCAGTACACCTATACCGCTGCAAACTCAACGCCACCGGGTCCGATCGTGACCACCACGGCCGTTGACAACAAGACGGTGTCTTCCAGCAACATCGTTCAAAACGTCACCCTGACCGCGACCGTCGCAGCGGCACTGACCGTGAATCAGGGGACGGTAACCTTCCAAGTCAAGGATGGAGCCAGTAACATCGGGAGTGCAGTTACTTCGGGGATTCTGACTAACGGCAGCGCCAGCGTGATCTACCCTTTACCTCCGGGAACTCCCCCTAAGAGCTACACGATCCAGGCAGCCTACTCGGGCGGGTCGAATTTCCAGTCAAGCAGTGGCACGGGCGCGCTGACGGTGAGCGCCCCACCGCCCACCATTGCCCCGACAACTACAACCGTCGACAACAAATTCGCGTCCTTTAACACTGCCGCGCAAGATGTCACACTGACAGCGACCGTCACGGCGGCAACAACTGTAAATCAGGGGACAGTGACCTTCCAGGTCTTGGACGGACTCAGCAACCTGGGTAGCGCTGTCACCTCGGGGACCTTGACCACAGGCAACGCGAGTGTGATCTATCTATTGCCCCCAGGAGTCACCCCGAAGAGTTACACGATTCAGGTGTCTTATTCGGGCGGGTCGAATTTCCAGTCAAGCAACGGGGCCGGAGTTCTGACCGTAAACCCAGGGTCACCCTCCATTACGCCAACCACTACGACCGTCGACGACAAGACCGCAACCTTCAGCAGCATCGATCAGAACATCACGCTGACGGCGACGGTGGCCGCGGCATCCACTGTGCACCAGGGAACGGTCGCCTTCCAGCTGATGGATGGAGCAAACGGCGTTGGCAGCGTCGTTACTTCGGGACCCATAACCACTGGAAGTGCGAGCGTGACCTATCTCCTGCCAGCCGGAATGATTCCCAGAAACTATACAATAAAGGCCGCCTACTCAGGCGGTTCCAACTTTCAAGCCAGCAGCGGGACGGGGACGCAGGCAATCGCTGCAAATCCAAACATCACGATGACGCTCCATCTGCCAATGAACGGCGCCTCAGCAACCTCTTCCGGTTTGGGGGCCATGGCGGTAAGTTACGGGCAGATGAATTCATCGATGGCGACCAGCCCGGTGGCCATTGCCAATTTCGGCTACACGAGCGGTGGTGCGGGAGCAGGAGCCCTGGTGACGGAGGCCGGCGTGCCTGCTGCAACTATTCTAACAGCGGCGCGATTGTTCGTGGACTACAATACGGACACCAACTCCGGGTTCGCCCTCGTGAACCCGAACAGCATCGCGATCAGCATCAGAGCAGACCTCAAGGACGCGAAGGGAACGGCGGTAGCATCCACGAGCATTCCCCTGGGCCCGAGGAGTCACACCGCAATGTTTGTGAACCAATTGCTGTCGACTCTGCCGAATCCTTTCCTGGGGACAGTAACCTTGACGAGCACAAATGGGTTTGCGGCAGTGAATTTGAGCACAGCCACGAGCGGGCGAAAGGAGATGCTATTCAGTGCGCTTCCGGTGGCCGACCTCGGAAATCCCCCCAAAGGGACGCGGCTGCTCCTCTCCCAGATTGTAGATGGCGGGGGGAATCCGACTCAAATCCTTTTGATGAACCCGTCGGGGACCGCCCAAAGCGTCGGGACTGTCCAACTGTTCGACGACAATGGCGTACCTCTGGCCCTTGACTTTGGAAATCTGACGGGGCCGCAGAACTCACTGGATTTCACCCTCCCCCCAGACGGAATGGTGAAGTTTGCAACGACGGGCAATGGAGCGCTCCAAGTTGGATATGCAGTGGTGACAGTGAGTTCGGGCCCACTGCCCGTAGGCAATGGCATCTTCCAGTTCAGGCAGGCCTCAGGACTGGTGAGCCAAGCCGGGGTACCGGATAGTCCGCAGACGAGTTCGGCGCGGCTTTATGTGGAAGTTGCGTCGGCGCCGTTAAGTCGAAACACGGGGATCGCTGTCGTCAACCGCAATCCAGCGGCGTCAGTCCTGACTCTAACATTGAATGGGCTTGACGGGTCGACGCAGGTGGCTACGCTGACACTGGGCCCGAACGGGCACACGGCGAAGTATATTACGCAACTTTTTGCGGGCCTGCCCGCAGACTTCAGCGGTGTGTTGAATGTCGCCAGCACTCAGCCGAATAGCTTCTTAACCTTGCGGCAAACGGTCAACGAGCGCGGTGAGAACATCTGGTCCACACTTCCGGTCGCCGATCTAAGTAATGCACCTCAGGGGATCCAAATTCTACCGCAGATCGTCAACGGAGGCGGATACAAGACCGAGACCATTGTCATCAGTACCTCCACCGTTTTGGGGACGGTCTACATCAACTTCTTTGACGAGGCTGGAGGAAATGTACCCTTGGCGATACTTCTTTAA
- a CDS encoding energy transducer TonB produces the protein MTVVFSLGVHLMTLMFLVLIPLIYTEALPVSQIRNYFLTAPPSAPPPPAMHAVRIIGVERHVTEVHPNQIQVPSEIPPIAARIFDEGPPVSPPAASPDGIPGVPGGSPQGAVPRWLPRMWPAPAPPPPAPRTEPLKPIRIPVSGGVQQAKLIYAPIPVYPLLAKQNHIQGAVVLEAIISKDGTIQDVQVESGHPFLVPAAIEAVKQWRYRPTLLNGQPVEVITTITVNFKLGGN, from the coding sequence ATGACTGTTGTTTTTTCCCTGGGGGTTCACCTGATGACCCTGATGTTCCTCGTCCTGATCCCGTTGATTTACACGGAGGCGCTTCCCGTAAGCCAGATTCGCAATTACTTTCTCACGGCCCCTCCATCAGCACCTCCTCCTCCCGCGATGCATGCCGTAAGAATAATTGGCGTTGAAAGGCATGTGACAGAGGTCCATCCGAATCAGATTCAAGTGCCTTCGGAAATTCCTCCGATCGCCGCCAGAATTTTCGACGAGGGACCACCGGTTTCGCCGCCTGCGGCATCTCCGGACGGCATTCCGGGAGTGCCTGGAGGTAGCCCACAAGGCGCGGTTCCAAGGTGGCTGCCTCGTATGTGGCCAGCCCCTGCTCCTCCGCCCCCCGCCCCAAGAACGGAACCCTTAAAGCCCATCAGAATCCCGGTCAGTGGGGGGGTCCAACAGGCCAAGCTGATTTATGCGCCGATTCCAGTCTACCCACTTTTGGCAAAGCAAAACCATATCCAGGGTGCGGTGGTGCTGGAAGCGATAATCTCTAAGGACGGGACGATTCAAGACGTCCAAGTGGAGAGCGGTCATCCCTTTCTTGTTCCGGCCGCAATTGAAGCGGTCAAACAGTGGCGCTACCGTCCCACTTTGCTGAATGGCCAACCGGTCGAGGTCATTACAACAATTACAGTGAATTTCAAATTGGGCGGCAATTGA
- a CDS encoding SCO family protein: MTRRSLLAGLVLAPVGVALAATKTFGAATPAPVRAGQSSRSGSNYFPDFVLQTHEGKDVRFYEDLLKGKVVLINFFYAKCKKFCPPQTMNLVKVQNLLGSRLGRDVFMYSLTLEPEVDTPEVLKEYAEEHGAKSGWKFLTGKPEEMEILRRKLGFVDPDPVVDKDSSSHVGMVLYGNETRNMWSACPALTKPEEIVRYVGWVIDPANSAPIA, translated from the coding sequence ATGACCAGAAGAAGCTTACTAGCGGGATTAGTCCTTGCTCCCGTGGGGGTCGCACTTGCTGCAACCAAGACCTTTGGGGCTGCGACACCTGCTCCCGTTCGTGCCGGGCAGTCCAGCCGGTCGGGATCGAACTACTTCCCTGATTTTGTCTTGCAGACTCACGAAGGCAAAGACGTCCGCTTCTATGAGGACCTGCTTAAAGGCAAGGTGGTCCTGATCAACTTCTTCTATGCCAAGTGCAAGAAATTCTGCCCCCCGCAGACTATGAACTTGGTCAAAGTTCAGAACCTGCTGGGATCTCGACTGGGTCGCGACGTGTTTATGTATTCCCTCACCTTGGAGCCGGAGGTGGACACACCTGAGGTGCTCAAGGAGTATGCCGAGGAGCACGGGGCAAAGTCCGGATGGAAGTTTCTGACCGGAAAACCTGAGGAGATGGAAATCCTTCGTCGTAAGCTCGGGTTTGTGGATCCCGATCCCGTGGTGGACAAAGATAGCTCCTCTCACGTAGGGATGGTGCTGTACGGCAATGAGACTCGAAACATGTGGTCCGCCTGCCCAGCCCTCACAAAACCAGAGGAAATCGTTCGTTATGTGGGATGGGTTATTGATCCTGCAAACTCGGCACCGATTGCATAA
- a CDS encoding aldo/keto reductase has product MAELKCATPEGTARYRGRLKARSVDGHFRLQQGLWMSSIGIGTYLGGDDEASDAAYTSAIVHAVNLGTNVIDTAINYRFQRSERSVGTALKQLFTSGQSSRDELIIATKGGFIPFDGHAPQSQEDMQSYFEKNFIQPGILFREDIVAGCHSLKPRYLQNQLDRSLQNLGIESIDIYYLHNPETQLSEVPRQEFYKRLLSAFEMLEKNVAAGKIRMYGTATWNAYRVASTAPDYMSLNEMVQLARTVGGDGHHFKVIQLPFNLAMPEAFGFWNQRSQETQTSTLKYAEDMGITVMASASILQAQLAKNLPPQIVEILNGSLKSDAQRAIQFTRSTPGISVALVGMSQVSHVEENLRLAGVATLPFEKYRRLFKDSGATG; this is encoded by the coding sequence TTGGCCGAACTCAAGTGTGCGACCCCCGAGGGGACCGCTCGATACCGCGGCCGATTGAAGGCCCGCTCGGTGGATGGGCACTTTCGGTTGCAGCAAGGCCTCTGGATGTCCTCCATCGGGATTGGCACTTATCTCGGGGGGGACGACGAAGCGAGCGATGCCGCCTACACCAGCGCGATCGTCCATGCTGTCAATCTGGGTACCAACGTCATCGACACCGCCATTAATTACCGCTTCCAGCGAAGTGAGCGCTCGGTGGGGACGGCGCTCAAACAATTATTTACCTCAGGTCAATCGTCGCGCGATGAATTGATTATTGCGACCAAGGGCGGATTCATCCCGTTTGACGGCCACGCCCCCCAGAGCCAGGAGGACATGCAGTCCTATTTTGAGAAAAACTTTATCCAGCCGGGCATTCTGTTTCGTGAGGACATCGTCGCAGGATGTCACTCTTTGAAACCCCGATACCTCCAGAACCAGCTTGATCGGTCGCTCCAGAATCTCGGAATCGAGAGCATTGATATTTATTACTTGCACAATCCTGAAACACAGTTGAGTGAAGTTCCCCGGCAGGAGTTTTACAAACGGTTGTTGAGCGCCTTTGAGATGTTGGAAAAGAACGTCGCTGCAGGAAAGATCCGGATGTACGGGACGGCAACGTGGAATGCCTACCGGGTGGCCTCGACCGCGCCTGACTACATGTCGCTCAATGAAATGGTCCAGCTGGCCAGAACCGTGGGCGGAGACGGGCACCATTTCAAGGTGATTCAACTCCCGTTTAACCTCGCCATGCCCGAAGCCTTTGGTTTTTGGAACCAACGCTCCCAGGAAACTCAGACTTCTACCCTCAAGTATGCGGAAGACATGGGTATCACTGTCATGGCAAGTGCTTCAATCCTGCAGGCACAACTCGCAAAAAACTTGCCCCCGCAAATCGTAGAGATCCTCAACGGAAGTCTCAAGAGTGATGCCCAGCGCGCCATCCAGTTTACCCGGTCTACCCCCGGCATAAGCGTCGCGCTTGTAGGAATGAGCCAGGTCTCCCACGTGGAGGAAAATTTGAGGTTGGCGGGCGTTGCTACTCTCCCATTTGAAAAGTATCGGAGATTGTTTAAGGATTCGGGAGCCACGGGTTGA
- a CDS encoding TonB-dependent receptor: MSRKHNHLFVLLLLFCAGLAYGTAFGNIKGIVHDPDHRPIAGAHVKLSARNSDWSQETSTDSDGEFQFTAVPIGEYRAIVNFTGFNSIEQQVVVVSGSAPVLHFQLALAEVSQVVEVSETAEAVNTTTDAPLTLLDRKQIERTPGADRTNSLAMITNYVPGAYVVHDQLHVRGGHQVTWSVDGIPVPNTNIASNVGPQFDPKDVDYIEAQRGSLSAESGDRTYSNFNVVPRTGFERNREIELVTSYGNFNQTNDQISFGSHTERFAYYGSVNGNRSDMGLETPTSEVLHDMASGLGGFGMLVFNLNEHNQLRLVSSLRRDQYQIPNDPDQQSAGTQDVEKESDAFVNFSWVHTAGPGQMLTVSPFFHFNRANYIGGPNDPLLSPQDNHASRYAGMQVAYSTAWKKHNFRVGAYGFDQRDSTLFGLQANDGSDFSIRQKENLSGNLEALFLEDQFKPTSWLTLNGGVRLTHFSGMVSENAVSPRLGASVRIPHWNWVVRGFYGRYYQAPPLSTVSGPLLDFALDQGVGFLPLHGERDEEHEFGLSIPLRGWVFDIASFHTHAKNFFDHDVLGNSNIFFPLTIEGANIRGWEITVRSPELLRRGHVHVAYSNQHAEGFGSISGGLTDFSPPEGRFLLDHDQRHTFNCGFELNLPWHSWASGNAYYGSGFADSNGRGHLPGHTTVDLTLGKSLRDNLSISVSALNIANRRYLLDNSPTFGGRHYADPRQIFFQLRYRFHY, encoded by the coding sequence ATGAGCCGAAAGCATAATCATCTGTTCGTTCTCCTCCTGCTATTCTGCGCGGGGTTGGCGTATGGAACGGCATTTGGCAACATCAAAGGCATTGTTCACGATCCCGACCACCGGCCGATTGCAGGCGCCCATGTCAAACTGTCGGCGCGAAACTCTGATTGGTCGCAAGAAACGTCAACCGATTCCGATGGTGAGTTTCAATTCACTGCGGTTCCCATCGGGGAATATCGGGCGATCGTCAACTTCACTGGGTTCAACTCCATCGAACAACAAGTGGTTGTTGTTTCAGGAAGCGCGCCAGTCTTGCACTTTCAATTGGCTCTCGCCGAGGTCAGTCAGGTTGTCGAAGTCTCTGAGACAGCCGAAGCGGTCAACACCACGACGGATGCTCCGCTCACTCTATTGGATCGGAAGCAAATTGAGCGCACGCCCGGGGCGGACCGCACAAACAGCCTGGCAATGATTACCAACTATGTCCCTGGTGCCTACGTGGTTCATGACCAGCTTCACGTTCGAGGCGGACATCAAGTGACATGGTCAGTCGATGGGATCCCTGTGCCCAACACCAACATCGCAAGCAATGTGGGTCCCCAGTTTGATCCTAAAGACGTCGATTACATCGAAGCGCAGCGCGGCAGCCTCTCTGCCGAGTCGGGCGACCGGACCTATAGCAATTTCAACGTGGTTCCGAGGACCGGCTTTGAGCGCAACCGCGAGATAGAGCTCGTCACGAGTTACGGAAATTTCAACCAAACAAACGATCAGATCAGTTTCGGCAGCCACACCGAGCGGTTCGCTTATTATGGAAGTGTCAATGGGAATCGGAGCGATATGGGGCTGGAGACGCCCACTTCGGAAGTCCTTCACGATATGGCAAGCGGCCTTGGTGGATTCGGCATGCTGGTTTTCAACCTCAATGAGCATAATCAGCTGCGCCTGGTGAGTTCTCTACGCAGGGATCAGTATCAGATTCCCAATGATCCGGACCAACAATCTGCCGGCACTCAGGACGTCGAAAAAGAGAGCGATGCTTTCGTCAATTTCAGCTGGGTGCATACGGCAGGACCCGGACAGATGCTCACCGTTTCCCCCTTCTTTCATTTCAACCGCGCCAATTACATCGGCGGTCCGAATGATCCCCTCCTGAGCCCGCAGGACAATCATGCCTCCCGGTACGCAGGCATGCAGGTCGCGTACAGCACCGCCTGGAAGAAACATAATTTCCGCGTTGGCGCTTACGGTTTTGACCAGCGTGATAGCACCTTGTTCGGGCTCCAGGCCAACGATGGCAGCGATTTCTCAATACGCCAGAAGGAAAATCTCTCAGGCAATCTCGAGGCATTGTTTCTGGAGGACCAGTTCAAGCCCACCTCCTGGTTGACCCTGAATGGAGGGGTGAGACTGACTCATTTCTCAGGAATGGTCTCTGAAAATGCCGTCAGCCCCCGTCTGGGGGCGTCAGTCCGGATCCCGCATTGGAACTGGGTGGTTCGTGGGTTTTACGGACGTTACTATCAAGCCCCTCCCCTCTCGACGGTTTCCGGCCCATTGCTCGATTTTGCGCTGGATCAGGGGGTTGGGTTCCTGCCCCTTCACGGCGAGCGGGACGAGGAGCACGAGTTCGGATTGTCCATCCCCCTCAGAGGCTGGGTGTTTGATATCGCTTCCTTCCATACTCACGCAAAGAATTTTTTTGATCACGATGTACTGGGAAACTCGAATATCTTTTTCCCTCTCACGATCGAAGGGGCGAATATTCGGGGTTGGGAAATCACCGTGCGATCTCCCGAGTTGCTTCGCCGTGGCCATGTCCATGTCGCGTATTCGAACCAACACGCCGAGGGTTTTGGATCGATCAGTGGCGGGTTGACCGATTTCTCGCCGCCTGAGGGTCGCTTCCTTTTGGATCATGACCAGCGGCATACATTTAATTGCGGATTCGAATTGAACCTGCCGTGGCATAGCTGGGCCTCTGGGAACGCTTACTACGGCTCAGGGTTTGCGGACAGTAATGGACGCGGCCATCTTCCAGGGCACACGACCGTTGACCTTACTCTCGGTAAGAGTCTGAGGGATAATCTCTCCATTTCAGTGAGTGCCTTGAATATTGCCAACCGGAGATACTTGCTTGATAACAGCCCGACCTTCGGCGGGAGGCATTATGCAGATCCGCGCCAGATATTCTTTCAATTACGATATCGGTTCCACTACTGA